Sequence from the Chloroflexi bacterium ADurb.Bin180 genome:
ACCTTTGTCGGCTTTCTGCTGTTTTTCGATCCGCCCAAGCCGGCGGTCCAAAAGACCCTTGGTGATCTGGCGGCGTTGGGAGTGCAGGTCAAGATCATCACTGGCGACAACAGACTCGTGGCGCAGCATATGGCTGATGCCGTCAGCATGAAGGTGACCGGCGTCGTGAGCGGTCCGCAGTTGGACGACCTGCGGGATGAAGCCCTGTGGTACACGGCGGAAAGGACCAACCTTTTCGTGGAGGTTGATCCCAACCAGAAGGAACGCCTCATACTGGCCCTGCAAAAGACCGGCCATGTGGTGGGCTTTATGGGGGACGGTATCAACGACGCCCCGGCGCTTCACGTGGCCGATGTAGGAATCTCTGTGGACACGGCGGTCGACGTAGCCAAAGAGGCGGCTGACTTTGTGCTGCTCAAGCAGGATTTGGACGTGCTCCGTCAGGGCATCGTCTACGGGCGGACCACGTTTGCCAACAGCCTCAAGTACGTGTTCACCACCACGAGCGCCAACTTTGGCAACATGTTCAGCATGGCGGGAGCGTCGCTCCTTATGCCGTTTCTCCCCTTGCTGCCGAAGCAGATACTGGTCAACAACTTTTTGTCAGACCTGCCTTCTACCACCATCGCCACGGACAATGTCGACCCGGAACTGACGCAAGAGCCACGCCGGTGGGATATCAAGTTCGTTCGCGATTCGATGGTGACCTTTGGACTGGTGAGTTCGGTCTTTGACTATGCCACGTTCCTGATCCTACTGAAGGTCGTCAGGGCGTCGCCGGAGGAGTTCCGCACTGGTTGGTTCATCGAGTCGCTGCTGACCGAGCTCTTCATCACGCTGGTGTTGCGCACACGTCGGACCTTCTTCAGGAGCAAGCCCGGCCGTTACTTGACCCTATCCGTTGGTTTGGTCGTCGTGCTGGCGCTGATTCTGCCCTATTCGCCACTGGGAGCGCCGCTTGGCTTTGTGCCGATGCCTTTGCCGCTGCTGTTGACCATCATCGGCATTACCGCTGCCTATGTGCTGGCGTCCGAGCTGGTGAAGCGATGGTTTTACCAGCGGCGAGGGGCGTGAGCGCTTTTCGGCAGGCGACAGTTCGCAACGTGGACGATGGTGCCGGCGCGGTTACGACGCGGCCAGCGCGGAGCGAGGGCTGTTGCCAGGCAAGCGTGGCCTCGCGCTGCCCGGCAAGCAGAGACAGAGCGAAGGCGAGGTGGCTCCGAGTGGAGGAGTCTTCTGGCCAGGCGCGGACGTCGACGAGGTAGTGAAGGGGATTCCGTCTGGTCCATCGGTAATGGCGAACCTTTTGGTCACATTGTGACCAAGTTGCTACCGACCGATAACTACAGAGCAACTCACATCGGCTAGACTAGGGTTAGTCGTCTGACCGTGTGCTGTCCCATCGTCTGTCCCGTAGGAATCGCAGGTGATGCCACAGGGCTGTGGGCGTGCGAGCCTGGCATCGATGAACGCCCGAGCGACTGGTTCGCTCGGGCGTTTGCTTGCTCCGCGGTGCGCACCTGGGTAGAGACCGGCACTCAAGCCGGGGCCAATAACTGCGTCCGTGTCTGCGGTCAGCTTTGCTGGCGCGACTCCCTGGCGCGACGCCGCCGGACTCGCTCCTCCTGCCTCAGCTTGCCCTCGGCCATTCGTCTTTCTTCTTCGGGTGTCTCGGCCAGCAGGGGAGGGACCTCTACCGGCTCCCCGTTCTCGTCTTTGGCGACGTACACCAGGTAGGCCGAGTTGGTGTGTGTGCAAGCGCCGGTGAGCACATCCTCGGCCTCGACCCGCACTCCCACTTCCATCGAGGTGCGGCCGACATAGTTCAGTGAAGCCCTGACTGTGACCAGATTGCCCACAAAGATGGGCGAATGAAAAGACATCGAGTCGATGGCCACAGTGACCACGGGCCGTCCGACATGACGTGCCGCGCACACCCCACCAACCTCATCGACCAGGCGCATCACGGCGCCGCCGTGGATGTTGCCCAGCGGGTTGGCGTCGGCCAGGTGCATTAGCTGGCTGAGCGTAGCCTGTGAATCGCGAATTCGTTTTGCTGGCAGCGACACAACGGACCTCCATGCGTACGGATGCAGCCATTCTAGCATTCCCAGTGGCACAAATCAAGGCCCTTTGGTGGTGAACCAGCCGGACTGTCCCTTCGTACTAGAGGAGAGGGTGGGCTTTGGTGCAGCCAGCCAAAGCAGCTAGAATGGCGATTAGAAGAAGCAGGAAGGGTAGGGGAACCAGTCGCTCAACCCCATCTCTTAGCGGAGGCGGTCTCGTGGATGCCCAGAACGTAGCCCGGCAAGTAATCGACAATGTCGAAAAGGTCATCGTAGGCAAGCGTGACGCCATTCAGAGCGCGGTGATCTGCCTGCTGTGTGAGGGACACTTGTTGATCGAGGACGTCCCCGGCGTGGGCAAGACCATGCTGGCCAAGTCGCTGGCACGCTCGATTGGTTGCACCTTCAAGCGCATCCAGTTCACGCCCGATTTGCTGCCGAGTGATGTCACAGGCGTGTCGGTCTTTAACGAAAAGACGCGCGAGTTTGAGTACCGACCCGGGCCGATTCTGTCGCAGATTGTGCTGACCGACGAGATCAACCGCGCCACCCCCAAGACCCAGTCGGCGCTGCTCGAGGCAATGGAAGAGCGCCAGGTCACCGTGGACGGTATATCGTACCCGACGCCGGCTCCGTTTCTGGTGATGGCCACCCAGAACCCCATTGAGTACGAGGGCACCTTTCCGCTCCCCGAGGCCCAGCTCGACCGATTCATGATGAGGGTCCACCTGGGGCATCCCGCGCCGGCCGACGAGATCAAGATCCTTGCGGCCCAGCAATACGCGCATCCCATCGAAGGTATCGGCCAGGTGATCGACGCGGAGGAGTTGCGGGCAGCGCAGCAAGAGGTCAAGAAGGCATACGTTGACCAGTTGGTGAAGGAGTACATCGTGGACCTGGTCAATGCCAGCCGGCGGCACCCCGATGTGTACCTGGGGGCCAGTCCACGCGGTTCGCTGGCTCTGTTCAAGGCCGCGCAGGCGCGAGCCATTCTCGAAGGCCGCGATTATACAACGCCCGACGACGTCAAGGCTTTGGCGCTGGAGACCCTTGCCCACCGGCTGATCATTGGTCCCGCGGCAAGGATCAAGGACGTGGACCAGAGTGCGATTGTGCAAGAGTTGCTGAGATCCGTGCCGGTACCGGGGACAAGGGCTCGGGCGGAGCGAGCCTGATGAGGCGTGGTTCGCTGGTGGTGCTGGCCCTTCTGGTCATTTCGCTGGTCGAGGCGCTGGCTACCGGGAGGGCACTCTGGTTCAACCTGTGCTACCTGTTCGTGGCCATGCTGGTTGTCTCTTACCTGTGGTCCTGGGCTAACGTGAGCGGCCTGCAGTTGGTGCGACAGACGCGCAGCCAGCGAGCCCAGGCAGGAGAGATGGCTGAAGAGCGCTTTCTTGTTCGGAACAAGAGCCTGCTGCCCAAACTGTGGGTGGAGGTGCGCGACTATTCCGATTTGCCCGGCCACCGGGCATCGTGGGTGGTGAGCTCGCTGGGTGCGGGGCGGGAGCGTGGTTGGGCCGTGCGCACGGTCTGTCGCCGGCGAGGCCGGTTCACCCTGGGACCGATCACGCTCACCAGCAGTGATCCCTTTGGCCTATTCGAGACGAAGAGAGCTATCGCCGCAACCTCATCGATGGTGGTCTATCCCTATGCGGTGGATTTGCCCGAGTTCCGGCTGCCTTCCGGTGAGTTGCCCGGGGGTGGTGCCTTGCGGCGACGTACACATTATGTGACCACGAACGTGTGCGGGATTCGTGACTACTTTCCCGGTGACAGTTTCAACCGGATTCACTGGCCTTCGACAGCGCGAACCGGCCGTCTCATCGTGAAGGAGTTTGAGTTAGACCCAACCGCGGACGTGTACTTGTTTCTGGATATGCACGGCGCCGTGCAGGCAGACCGGCTTTGGCAGCCGACCGACGAGGATGCCATCTCGGCTCTGGGCAAACGACCGCGATTGCCGCCTTCCACTGAGGAGTACGGCGTTGCGGTCGCTGCTTCACTGGCCAGGAACCTTTTGGGCGGCAATCGAGCGGTTGGCTTGATAGCCTACGGCCAGGGCAGGGAGGCTACGCTGGCTGACCGAGGCGAAAGGCAGCTCGTCAAATTCCTGGAGACGCTGGCGGTGATTCGGGCTCTGGGCACGATTCCACTGGCGCAGGTGCTGGCGGCGGAGGGCAAGAGCCTGGGGCGAAATACCTCGGTGGTGGTCATCACCCCTTCTGATGATCCCAAGTGGGTGGAAGCGTTGCGTGATCTGAGACGGCGTGGCATCCGCGGGGTGGGCATTGTGCTCGACGCGACCAGCTTTGGCCGGACCGCCAATATCGATGGTGTGATGGCTGCCCTGCATCAGAACGGGATACGCTCGTATCGCATCCGCGAGGGAGACGCACTGGGCGCGGCACTGACCTCTCCAGTGGGTGACTGATCCGCCAGGCTCTGCTCTTGTTGCCTCACTCGCACATATGTGCTAGAATCGCGTCCATGTCGGGCTTGACTGCTGAACTCGAGCGGCTGGGGGTGAGGCTTGGCGCCAAGGGGATCGCTGCGCCCCAGAGCCGCCTGAAAGTGAGCTCGAGCGCTTTGCGTCCGGCCAAGGAACCAAGTCAGGGACCACCTCATCGGGTGCCTGTCGAGTCGGTGATCGCCGGCGAGGTGATTCACACTCCCTGCGGCCCCTGCTTTGTCTCCGAGAGCCGTTTCCCTCTCGAACACATCCACGCCGGACAGCCGCTGTCGATCCTCGCCAAAGGCGAAAGACCTACCCGGCACCTGGTACAGCTTGCCGGCGATGAGCGCCTGAGCCAGTTCGACCTGCGCTCGGCGATCTTCTTTGATATCGAGACCACTGGCCTGGGCATCGGCGCCGGGATGTATGCGTTTCTGGTGGGCTTTGGAACCTTTGAAGGCAATGAGTTCTGCCTGAGGCAGTACTTTATGCGGGACTATGGCGAAGAGGAGGGGCTGCTCTACCTGCTCGACCAGCAGATGCGTCACTTTGATGGGTGGGTCAGTTTCAACGGTCGGGCGTTTGACCTGCCGGTGCTGCAGTCGCGCTTTGTCTGTGGCCGCAGGGAGATGCGCCTGGCGCAGGCGCCTCATCTGGATTTGCTGTACCCGTCGCGCAAGCTCTGGCGCAAGCGGCTGACCTCATGCCGGCTGTCATCGCTGGAGATGGGTGTCCTGGGTTCCCCGCGGTTCGACGATGTGCCGGGCTGGGTGATCCCCGAGCTGTACTTTGACTATGTGCGCTATGGACAGGTCGAGCCGCTCAAGCCGGTGTTTCACCACAATGCCCTCGACATCCTGTCGCTGGTGGGGCTGACCGCCACCGCCAATCGCCTGCTTGGGTCTTTGACACCGGACGAGGTCGAGCATGCCGAGGACCTGTACAGCCTGGCCCTGGTTTACGATTCTCTGGGCGAAACAGATGCTGCCCAGAAGACCTACGAAGCTGTGGTCGAGCGTGGCCTGCCGGGCGCGCTGCAGGGCGAAGCGCTGAGGAAGCTGTCGGCTCTCTACAAGCGTACTGGTCAGCTCAATCGGGCCGCGCACATCTGGCGCGGGCTGGAGAGGCTGGGCGATGCCGAGGCCTGTGTTCAGCTCGCGGTCTATCACGAGCATCACTTGCGCGACGCAAAGGGCGCAGCTATGCTGGTTGGTCGCCTGCTGGAACTGGGCGAAGAGGCCCTGCCAAAGCGCGGTGAGTGCTCACCAGAGTCGCTCAAGAGGCGCATGCGACGCCTGCGCAAAAAGCTGGGAGAGGGAGGCCTACCCATGCCTCACATTGACTCGTACTCCTTTGGCAGGATCATCATAGACGGCCGCGAGCACACGGCGGATGTGCTCATACTGCCGGGCGGAACAAGACCGGGGTGGCGTCGAGCGCGCGGGCATGAGCTGGGCGCGGCTGACCTGGAGCAAGCGCTCGAGGCCAGGCCCAGCGTGATCATCATTGGAACAGGCAATCTCGGCCGCATGGATGTTCCCGAGAGCACACAGGCCTTTCTCCGGCAGCAGGGAGTGCGGTTTGAGGTTCTACGCACCGCTGCCGCCTGCCAGCGCTACAACGAGCTGGCCAAGAAAGAACAGCCCGCCGCCGCTCTGCACCTGACCTGCTAGAATGCGAACGGACCGGCGGGCCTCACAGCGGCGATGGCCGCCTATTGCTTCATCTTTTCCATGTACTCTTTGATCACGGGCAGCGCGATGAGCTTTTCATAGAAAAAGTTGTTCACCAGGTTGATCACTTCGGCCCGTGCTGCTTCACCTTCGGGCAAGAGATCCTCGCCGCTGCGCTGCTTGGTCAGGCTTTCGCGCAGGCGCAGCAGATAGCGGACGATCTCCTCTTCCTGGGGACCCTCCAGTTCGCGGATCACATCAAGTATGAGCTCGTCGGTCTGGTTGACGACATCATCTATCGGTATGCTTGAGCCGGGATGAGTGGCGTCATCGACGGTGCGGATCAGAGACCATACCTGATAGAGCACTGTGCTGGGTTCGTCAAAGAGCTCACGCAGGAAGGCCGCCTCAGGGTAGCGACCGGTGAGGCGGAAGATGTTGTACATCCGCTTGGCCACCTTGCCATAATTGACGTCCTTGGTGAGGTACTTGTGCACCTCACGTTCCAGTGCCTTGACGTAATCGTCCAGGGCATCAGCCGAAACGTGCTTGGCCAGTTTGGCAAAGATCGGCACTGACGAGGCGTCCAGGTACACTTCCTGGAAGTACGGATCGAGGTAGCCGTCGAGGGGCGTAATCTGACCGTCTGGTGCTTCCCAGGTCACGTCAAGCATGTTGCTGGCGTTGGCGAGGCGCCGCCGTTCAGGGTCCGCGATCACCCAGTCCAGCTTGCACCAGCCAGGCTCCTTTGACGCTTCTTCCCAGGTGATCCTGGCGGGAGTGCCATCCGGGTGGAAGCCTTCGATGTAGCCGTTTTCGATGTCGGTAGCCGACCAGGAGATTGGGGAGGCGGCCTTGAGAGCGCGCCCTCCCTTGACAAAGTCGTACGGGTAGGAGCCGAACTTGGCTTCGATGAACTGGTAGTTGGGGCCGCGCAGCCTGCTGAGCGCTTTCTGGCGCATAATGCGGGCCAGGATGGCGCAGGCCTCTTCGCGGGTTGGGGCAATGATGTTCACGCGCTCGAAATAGTCCGCATCACCGGGGTAGGTCTGGATCTTGGACTGCGCGGCGGATCCGGAGAGGGCGAGCGCTGTCTCCACCACTCCCGGCTCGTCATCGAACTCGACCAGACGGCCGATTTCGCGGAAGTGAGCTAGATCCTGCGGGCTAAAGTCCAGCATCACGATGGAACTGCCAAACGCGCCCGTCTTTTCGTCGGTGACGATGGATTGCTGGCCCTCCGTGGCGGCCATGGCGGTGAGCCACTGCATAGCCTCCGCTTCGTCCAGCTCGATTCCCAGGCGCTTGGCGGACTCGACTATCTGGGAAAGGTCAGCCGAATGAGCATCCTTGTCGGTAGTCATAGAACCCTCCTGCAGTGGAATTTGGCAGAGAACCACAGCCACCCCCATTATAGGGCCTGGGTGCACAGCAGGCAACCCAGTTTGACTCTGATTGGCAACGCTCCTATATTGGCTGACGGCACGTGCAGCTAAGGCTGGTATTCAGGGGGCTGGGATGACTGGCGTGACTATCAAGGCGATCATCGTAGATATGGGCGGGGTGCTGCTGCGCACCGAGACGCAGGAGCCGCGACGGAAGCTGGCCGCGAGGCTGGGGCTCAGCCTGGAGGAGCTGTACGAGATCGTCTTTGAAAGCCAGGAGAGCAAACTGCTTCAACTGGGTGAGGTTAGCTATGAGCAGGCCTGGGATACCTTGGCGCAACGCTTTGGGCTGGACCAGCGTGGTCTGGCCGAAGTACAGCACCAGATGTTTGAGGCAGACCGTCTTGACCTCGAACTCGTCTCATACTTGCGGCGCGCCAGGGGCACGGTCAAGACGGCGCTCCTGAGCAACGCTGGCACCCGGTTGCGACGAACCCTCAGAGAAAACCACATTGAGGATGCCTTTGACGAGGCCATCATCTCGGCCGAAGTAGGGGTGATGAAGCCTGACCCGGAGAGCTACTGGATCGCCCTGAATCGGCTGGGGGTTGAGCCGCAGGAAGCCATCTTTGTCGATGACTTTGCGGCTAATGTGGAAGGGGCTTGCCGCGTGGGCATGCTGGGTATCCAGTTCACCACAACGCAAGACCTGACAGAGAGACTGGATGAGCTCTTGCGCACAGCCAGGGCCCAGGCGGGAGGAAGCGCTGACATGCCTCGCCTGGAGATCCGTTCGTATGATCCGACGGACCTGCCTGCGCTGGCCGAGCTGATCAACACAGCCGACCGGGTCGACAATGCCGGCCGCGCCATGACCGAGCGCGCATTGGCCGAGTGGCTGAACAGGCCGAGTGTTGAGCCCGCACGTGACCTGTTCCTGGCGTGTGTGGGGCGTACCCTGGTCGGCTACGTACTGGCTGAACGTCGGCCCGAAACGGAACTCGACCGGATAGGGGCAATCGGCATCGTTCACCCTGCATGGCGCCGTCGAGGGGTGGGAGAGGCGCTGATGGTGCACATAGAACAGCATGCCCTTGGGAAGAAAGCGGACAAGCCACTCTTTCTGGAAATGGTCACCCGCGAGAGCGTGGCCGGCGCGGCGGAGCTGGCCTGCTCGTTAGGGATGAGGCCGGTGCGGTACTTTTCATATATGCAATGTAGTGACCTCGGGAAGTACGCCGAACCCACCCTGCCGGCCGGTATTCGTTTCCGCTTGCTTGATCCGAGTAGAGATGTGCAGAGCTTCACTGCGGCCTACAATGACGCCTTCTCGGATCATTGGGGCTATTCGCTCACTACCATTGAGGAGGTCGAGCACTGGCTGCATTCGGGCAACTACCACCCCGGTGATATCACCCTGGCTGTGGACGATGACGACAGCATCGCTGGCTTCTGCGCCCTGCTCTTCCCTCAGATGGAACCAGAGATGCTAAAGAGCAATCCGCCTATGGTCGACGACCTGGGAGTCGTTCACCGTTTCCGTCGACACGGCCTCGGTCGGGCTTTGCTCTTGGCTGGGATGCGCCATGTGCATTCGCTCGGTCATGAGGTGATCGCTCTGGAGGTGGACGACGACAACCCGCACAGGGCGCAGCAGTTGTACGAGTCGGTTGGTTTTAGCGTCGTATCGAGATCGACCGCCTTCAGGAAGCGGTTGTGACCAGCCCCAGGGACACGGCGGTGTCAGCCCCACAGACCCCTGTCCGCCAATGGCGCATCCGTTGCTTTCGGTCCGGAGATGAAGCTGCCTGGCTGGAGCTGCTCAAGGCGGCACCGGATTTCCCCTATCTGATCTTTAGCTGCTCTCCGTCGCTCGATGCCCTGCGCATGATCATCGAGCATCCATCGATGGACGCGGCGCACAACCTGTGGTTTGCCGAAGCCAATCATCGCCTGGTGGGCTGTGCCGAGCTGTGGCACGATGAGGGGCGACCGCGCAGCGTGTTCAAGGTGCTCGTTCACCCGGGTTGGCGCCGCAGAGGATTGGGCACAGAGCTGCTCCGGCGGGTTGAGCAGAGGGCCAGGTCCCTGGGTGGAACACGACTGGATGTGATGGTGGAGCAGGGTCAATCAGGCGGCAGAGCGTTCCTGCAGGCACGCCGATTGCGTGAGGTGCACCGTTGTTGGGACATGGTCCTGGCGACTGATTCGGACGTCACGCCGCCGCAGTGGCCCAGGGGCTACACCATTCGTCACTTTGTGACCGGGCAGGATGAAATGAACTCGGTGGAACTGGAGAACGCGTCCTTTCGTAACGAATGGGAGTATGCGCCGGTTCAGGCCGGCGAGATCGAAGGTTTCGTGCGCTCGCCTTCGTTTCGGCCTGAAGGGGTAGTCTACGCGGTCTCGCAGGGTACGGTGGTCGGAGAGTGCTGGGCGTGGATTGACAACAGCGCTACTGCCGCGTCCTGTCACGGTGACATCTGGTGCCTCTGTGTGCATCCTGAGCACCGCAGCAGAGGACTGGGCCGGGCGCTGTTACTGTGTGGCGTGGAATGGCTGCAGAAGCAGGGAGTTGGCTGCATATCGCTCGGAGTTGACGGCGCCAACGACGGGGCAAAGCGACTATACGAGTCTGTCGGTTTTCGGGCTGCGCGCACTCATCTCTGGTACCGGGAGGAACTGTGACCCAGACTGTAGTGCGCACCCTTCGCTTGAGCGACGCGCCGCTTCTGCCAGAGCTGGTCAACGCCTGCAATCAGGTGGACGGCTGGGCCTTTCGCGAGACAATCGAGAGCCTCGACCCGGCCAGCGCGGACGCGGGCTTGCCGCCAGAGCGGTACTGGCAAGTAGCCGAAGACAACGGGCGGTTGGTTGGATTGGCGGTCCTGGGCCGAGCAAAGGGCACCAGAATGTACTGCATGCTGTGGGTGCTGCCAGAGCGACGAGGCATGGGCCTGGAACGCCAACTTGTGGCGGGCCTCATCTCGGGTGAGCGTTCGTTCCCCGAATCCTGCCTGGATGTTGCGGTTCGTGCATCACAGCGGTCCTATGCGGACGCGCTGGTCAACGAGCTCGGCTTTTCCCTCGTGCGCACCTGGTACGTGATGCGCATTGAGCTCGGTGCCGACTTGCCGCCGGCGGTTCTGCCCCCCGGTGTGAAAATGCGTTCCTTCGTGCCAGGGCAGGATGAGGTTATGCTCACCAGTGTGGTGGATGACTGCTTCTGGGATCACTGGGGAGAAGGTGAGCACAGGCTGGAAGACATCGAAGGCGGTGTGCACCTGCCGCAGTTCGACCGGGAGCTGCTCTTTTTTGCTCAACGAGGAGGACAGGTGCTGGGCTACTGCTGGAGCTGGCTCGAGCCGGAGCGGGCTCGGCTCATCGGTGACAACTGCGCCTATATCGGTGACCTGGGCGTCCGCCTCGCCTTTCGACGGCAGGGGGTGGGGCGAGCACTGCTGCTGACGGCGTTGGCCAGAATCAAGTCGGGGGGAGCAGTCGCGGCAGAACTGGACATGGACGGACCGAACGAGAATGCCCGACGGCTTTATGAATCGGTCGGCTTTTTCGAGCATATCGAGGTCAACTGGTACCGCCGGCAGCTATCATAACGGTCACCAATCGCTTCCTCGAGCAAGGGTCTTGTCGCAGCTCTGAATCGGCTCAGTTGGCTTCCAGAATCCACCTGGAGTAAAGCCCGGTCAAATCCTGACCTGACACCTGCTCGGCCACACGCAGCCAGTCCTCGGGCCGCGCGATGCCGTAGCGGCGATCATTCAGATAGGCGCGCAGGATGGCCAGGAACGTCTCGTCCCCGAGTTCGGTACGCACTTCCTGGAAGAACAAAGCCGCTTTGCCATAGACAATCGCGCTGTACAGCTCTGGCGTGAAGGCGCTCACCGGTTGGTTGACGACCGCATCGACGCCGCTTGCCTTGAGGCGGAGGTAGCGCGCGGCCACATAGTTGTCGAAGGCGAGCCGGGCACGGTCAGGGCCGTAGACGTGTTCATAGTAGTAGACCACGCTAAAGTTGGTCAGGCCTTCGTCAAGCCAGGGTTGATTCACCTGATCGTTGCCAACCAGGCTGTACCACCACTGGTGAGCCACCTCGTGGGCAGTGACAAACTCGAGATACTCCCCGGGCGTTGCGTACTGTTTGCTATCGAGCAGAATCAGGCCCGGATACTCCATTCCTCCAGAAACGGGCGCCTCGACCACATCGAACTCGGCGAAGGGGTACGTGCCAAAGCTCTCCTGGTAGGCCCTCAGTGCGTCGCGCGCGAACTGGAGCATCTTCTTGCCCGCTTCCCGGTGCTCTGGAACAAAATAGGAATTGACTCTGATGTGGCCCACGGCGAGCGAGTCTGACTCGAACCGGCTGCTGCCAACCAGCATCAAGTCCCTCATGGGGCCGCTGACCAAGGTCCAGGTCACCGTACCGTCGTCGTTCTTCACCTTTGCCAAGTTGGAGCCAGAGGAGACCAGCACCAAATCCTGTGGCGCCGTCACCTCTACCCAGAAGAGACTGGTCTCAGCAAAGACCGGATCTCCATAGTCCGGCGCCAGTGCCAGATTCCAGCCACCTGCTTCGTACACGGCGACCCCGGCGAAAAAGTTGGACAGGAGCAGAATACCGTCCTGATAGTTGTAGGTGCCATAGCCGCGCGCATTGTCTACCGGCACGGTGGCGTTGTACTTCATCTGGATCTCCACCGTCTTGCCAGGAGCCAGGCTGGTCGGAAGCGCGACACCTACGGCGGTGCGCTCAGACTGATAGTCCAGCGTAGCGTCACGCTCCTCAACCTGGACCTGGGCCAAGACCAATTCGCTACCAAAGCTGGGCTTGTTGGGAAAGAGGCGGAAGTAGATCCGGTCCAGGTGATCGCCGGAACGGTTGGTATAGTACGTTGTCTGGTCGACCTGGATGCGCGGCTGTGAGGCGCCGAGGAACAGGCGTGCCCGGATGTGGTAGATGGTTGGGTTCGCCACTAGGTCGACATCGTCGGCGGAAGCGGGGACCATGGCAATCCGGTACGCCTCGGGTGACAACCACACCGGCGGCGGCTCAGGCGTGGCAGTCGCGACGGGGGTGACTGGTGGTTTGACCAGAGCAGGCAGGCGAGCACACGAAGCGCAGACGAGGCCAACTGCCAGGCACAGTGCGACAAGACGGGTCTTGGACATGGGCGGCATTATACGAATGGGGACGGGCGGCGGCAAGGCGAAGAGACGAGGAGGGCCCGACCGCTTGGGGCTGACGGACCCTTGACGTTCATGGAGCAGATGCGGCTGGGAAACGGCTACTTGACGGTGGCCTCGGCGCTGGCGATGACGTCAGGAGTCTGGTCGGTGTTGTTGTGCTGCACGATGTAGGTCTTGACGGCCTCTGTGTCGTCCCGGGCAAGGTCGAGAGTCGAGCGATAGGAGAGACTCTCGAACAGCACCTGCGCCTTCACGGTGAAGGGGCCGCTATGCCCCTTCACGTTGACGCGGTAGGAGACCTGGTCTGAGCCCCGGTCAAAGTTGGGATCGGAGGCTGCGGCGCCGGCGACGGCGAAATCCTTCCCGGCAGTGACCTTGTCAAACCCGGCCGGCAGGAGACGGTTGTCTTTGATGTAGGTTTGGCCGCGTAGCAGGGTGTAGGTGACTTTGGCCTCGCTGTCAACCATGATTGACTCGTAGATTTGCACCTGGTCGGGAGAGGTGATCAGGTCGAAGTGCGGCTCATAGAGCGTGGCATCGCTGTCGGCATCACAGCCGATGATGCTGCCGTCGGGACCGGGCTTGCCCGATTCGAAGGCAAGGTCTCCTTTGCCGTCGACAACGACCAGGTGAATCCACGCTCGGCGCAGCGGAATGCCGGTGGGGAATTTGTGACCGACCATCGAGTCGAGCTTGAGTCGGACCGACAGGGTGTCACCGGACAGAGCGGCCTCTTCGATGGAAAGCGCGAGGGCGCGGTTTTGGAGCTGCGCCAGTGTACGCTGCAGGGTGCCTTCGAGGTGTGCCGCGGAACAGGTGAGTTCCAGCTCGTCCACATAGTTCTGGTGCAGGCGGACCATGAAGGCGTTGCCGCCGACAAAGTAGTGTTGCCCAAAC
This genomic interval carries:
- the mshD_2 gene encoding Mycothiol acetyltransferase, with the protein product MTGVTIKAIIVDMGGVLLRTETQEPRRKLAARLGLSLEELYEIVFESQESKLLQLGEVSYEQAWDTLAQRFGLDQRGLAEVQHQMFEADRLDLELVSYLRRARGTVKTALLSNAGTRLRRTLRENHIEDAFDEAIISAEVGVMKPDPESYWIALNRLGVEPQEAIFVDDFAANVEGACRVGMLGIQFTTTQDLTERLDELLRTARAQAGGSADMPRLEIRSYDPTDLPALAELINTADRVDNAGRAMTERALAEWLNRPSVEPARDLFLACVGRTLVGYVLAERRPETELDRIGAIGIVHPAWRRRGVGEALMVHIEQHALGKKADKPLFLEMVTRESVAGAAELACSLGMRPVRYFSYMQCSDLGKYAEPTLPAGIRFRLLDPSRDVQSFTAAYNDAFSDHWGYSLTTIEEVEHWLHSGNYHPGDITLAVDDDDSIAGFCALLFPQMEPEMLKSNPPMVDDLGVVHRFRRHGLGRALLLAGMRHVHSLGHEVIALEVDDDNPHRAQQLYESVGFSVVSRSTAFRKRL
- the mshD_4 gene encoding Mycothiol acetyltransferase; its protein translation is MTQTVVRTLRLSDAPLLPELVNACNQVDGWAFRETIESLDPASADAGLPPERYWQVAEDNGRLVGLAVLGRAKGTRMYCMLWVLPERRGMGLERQLVAGLISGERSFPESCLDVAVRASQRSYADALVNELGFSLVRTWYVMRIELGADLPPAVLPPGVKMRSFVPGQDEVMLTSVVDDCFWDHWGEGEHRLEDIEGGVHLPQFDRELLFFAQRGGQVLGYCWSWLEPERARLIGDNCAYIGDLGVRLAFRRQGVGRALLLTALARIKSGGAVAAELDMDGPNENARRLYESVGFFEHIEVNWYRRQLS
- the pepN gene encoding Aminopeptidase N, yielding MVPASADDVDLVANPTIYHIRARLFLGASQPRIQVDQTTYYTNRSGDHLDRIYFRLFPNKPSFGSELVLAQVQVEERDATLDYQSERTAVGVALPTSLAPGKTVEIQMKYNATVPVDNARGYGTYNYQDGILLLSNFFAGVAVYEAGGWNLALAPDYGDPVFAETSLFWVEVTAPQDLVLVSSGSNLAKVKNDDGTVTWTLVSGPMRDLMLVGSSRFESDSLAVGHIRVNSYFVPEHREAGKKMLQFARDALRAYQESFGTYPFAEFDVVEAPVSGGMEYPGLILLDSKQYATPGEYLEFVTAHEVAHQWWYSLVGNDQVNQPWLDEGLTNFSVVYYYEHVYGPDRARLAFDNYVAARYLRLKASGVDAVVNQPVSAFTPELYSAIVYGKAALFFQEVRTELGDETFLAILRAYLNDRRYGIARPEDWLRVAEQVSGQDLTGLYSRWILEAN
- the ravA_2 gene encoding ATPase RavA, with amino-acid sequence MDAQNVARQVIDNVEKVIVGKRDAIQSAVICLLCEGHLLIEDVPGVGKTMLAKSLARSIGCTFKRIQFTPDLLPSDVTGVSVFNEKTREFEYRPGPILSQIVLTDEINRATPKTQSALLEAMEERQVTVDGISYPTPAPFLVMATQNPIEYEGTFPLPEAQLDRFMMRVHLGHPAPADEIKILAAQQYAHPIEGIGQVIDAEELRAAQQEVKKAYVDQLVKEYIVDLVNASRRHPDVYLGASPRGSLALFKAAQARAILEGRDYTTPDDVKALALETLAHRLIIGPAARIKDVDQSAIVQELLRSVPVPGTRARAERA
- the mshD_3 gene encoding Mycothiol acetyltransferase, with protein sequence MTSPRDTAVSAPQTPVRQWRIRCFRSGDEAAWLELLKAAPDFPYLIFSCSPSLDALRMIIEHPSMDAAHNLWFAEANHRLVGCAELWHDEGRPRSVFKVLVHPGWRRRGLGTELLRRVEQRARSLGGTRLDVMVEQGQSGGRAFLQARRLREVHRCWDMVLATDSDVTPPQWPRGYTIRHFVTGQDEMNSVELENASFRNEWEYAPVQAGEIEGFVRSPSFRPEGVVYAVSQGTVVGECWAWIDNSATAASCHGDIWCLCVHPEHRSRGLGRALLLCGVEWLQKQGVGCISLGVDGANDGAKRLYESVGFRAARTHLWYREEL
- a CDS encoding putative acyl-CoA thioester hydrolase; this translates as MSLPAKRIRDSQATLSQLMHLADANPLGNIHGGAVMRLVDEVGGVCAARHVGRPVVTVAIDSMSFHSPIFVGNLVTVRASLNYVGRTSMEVGVRVEAEDVLTGACTHTNSAYLVYVAKDENGEPVEVPPLLAETPEEERRMAEGKLRQEERVRRRRARESRQQS